A window from Halopelagius inordinatus encodes these proteins:
- a CDS encoding HEPN domain-containing protein encodes MVLSLVYAVVPAGAASVAGSDGDRGVFPQQTTERPEQTAQGNNSTVVHENPRNASGSDDLEDVERWLANRMSGAVLDCTEQVRNGSSYACRRLDRDYPEWAGRYVEVQRQSGDTSTERTDETLSQTRQNAKRFAEQVETFRELEDEYEEAKAEGNSRRARELAHRLVEQSRRINQTGNRATSNYDAFSNETSGNLSEASDAVVEIENDTATTASAIRDAELVATTLSAEATEPDGSFSSPLVVEGQLLSENGTPVSNRRATFDVGNGTVATQTDARGRFSFEYRPTTELVGPSEWNVTYVPTNASLYGGSRDRISVDVTGVEGTVTVTNRPSTVRFNDTLTVSGRVEAAGRGVDDVPVAVSLGGARLGTVRTNETGGYSLTTSVPVNVSAGDARTVAELPFAGRALSADNASAPVRVESMATRLTLDGNRTGGRVAHIEGQLETEVGFVAGREVEISVNGSTVGQVETGPDGRFSADVDLPSSVTASDTAVVTATYAGAGENLESASGRVVLSPTASGESGGLGGLISDQIDSLFARLTGAPPERAQDASQGVTRFLPLAAVVLAILGILVLGYLVARWFAPESWLRRLLGDGDSDGGEVVSPETPDPDPVPAQTSRDDASLLATARERLSNGDTDAAVLAGYEAVRSRLSDRLDRDSPMTHWELVQFYRARLAAENANALQQLTEAYERAAFSLQTSSEETAQTALENAARVLEEIERPSDSRRN; translated from the coding sequence GTGGTACTCTCACTCGTCTACGCTGTGGTTCCCGCCGGTGCCGCGTCGGTCGCCGGGTCAGACGGCGACCGTGGGGTGTTTCCGCAGCAGACCACGGAACGCCCGGAGCAGACGGCTCAGGGGAACAACTCGACCGTCGTCCACGAGAATCCGCGGAACGCGAGCGGTTCGGACGACCTCGAAGACGTAGAGAGGTGGCTCGCCAATCGGATGTCGGGGGCAGTCCTCGACTGCACCGAACAGGTGCGAAACGGTAGCTCCTACGCCTGTCGCCGACTCGACCGAGACTACCCGGAGTGGGCGGGTCGGTACGTCGAAGTACAGAGACAATCCGGCGACACGTCCACCGAGAGAACCGACGAGACCCTCAGCCAAACGCGACAGAACGCAAAGAGATTCGCCGAGCAGGTAGAGACGTTCCGCGAACTCGAAGACGAGTACGAAGAGGCGAAGGCGGAGGGCAACTCCCGACGGGCCCGCGAACTCGCACACCGGCTCGTGGAACAGAGTCGCAGGATAAACCAAACCGGGAACCGCGCCACGAGCAACTACGACGCGTTCTCCAACGAGACCAGCGGTAACCTGTCGGAGGCCAGCGATGCGGTCGTCGAGATAGAGAACGATACCGCTACGACGGCCTCGGCGATTCGCGATGCGGAACTCGTCGCGACCACCCTCTCCGCCGAGGCGACCGAACCGGACGGCTCGTTCAGTTCACCGCTCGTCGTCGAAGGGCAGTTGCTGAGCGAGAACGGGACGCCGGTGTCCAACCGACGGGCGACGTTCGACGTCGGAAACGGAACCGTGGCGACTCAGACGGATGCCCGAGGGCGGTTCTCGTTCGAGTACCGACCCACGACCGAACTCGTCGGCCCGTCGGAGTGGAACGTGACGTACGTCCCGACGAACGCCTCGCTGTACGGCGGGTCGAGAGACCGAATCAGCGTCGACGTGACCGGAGTCGAGGGGACGGTGACCGTGACTAACCGCCCTTCGACGGTCAGGTTCAACGACACTCTCACCGTCTCGGGGCGCGTCGAAGCCGCCGGACGGGGAGTCGACGACGTTCCGGTCGCGGTCTCTCTCGGTGGCGCGCGTCTGGGAACCGTCCGAACGAACGAGACGGGCGGGTACTCGCTCACCACTTCCGTCCCGGTGAACGTCTCCGCGGGTGACGCCCGAACCGTCGCGGAACTACCGTTCGCGGGACGCGCACTCTCTGCGGATAACGCGTCCGCGCCGGTTCGAGTCGAGTCGATGGCGACGAGGCTCACTCTCGACGGCAACCGAACCGGCGGACGCGTCGCCCATATAGAGGGGCAACTGGAGACGGAGGTCGGTTTCGTCGCCGGGCGCGAGGTGGAGATATCCGTCAACGGTTCGACCGTCGGACAGGTCGAGACGGGACCGGACGGCCGCTTCTCGGCGGACGTCGACCTCCCCTCTTCCGTGACCGCCTCGGATACCGCAGTGGTCACGGCGACGTACGCAGGCGCGGGGGAGAACCTCGAATCTGCGAGCGGTCGGGTCGTACTCTCGCCGACGGCATCCGGGGAGTCGGGAGGCCTCGGAGGACTCATCAGCGATCAGATCGACTCGTTGTTCGCTCGGCTGACGGGAGCGCCACCCGAACGCGCCCAAGACGCTTCTCAGGGCGTGACTCGGTTTCTTCCCCTGGCGGCCGTCGTACTGGCAATCCTCGGAATACTCGTTCTCGGATACCTGGTCGCGAGATGGTTCGCGCCGGAGTCGTGGCTCCGGAGACTACTCGGCGACGGCGACTCGGACGGCGGAGAGGTGGTCTCTCCCGAGACCCCCGACCCCGACCCCGTTCCCGCGCAGACGAGCAGAGACGACGCGTCGCTCTTGGCGACCGCCCGCGAACGCCTGTCGAACGGCGACACCGATGCGGCCGTCCTCGCGGGGTACGAAGCGGTACGGAGTCGGCTCTCGGACCGCCTCGACCGCGACTCTCCGATGACGCACTGGGAGCTAGTCCAGTTCTACAGGGCGCGTCTCGCCGCCGAGAACGCGAACGCTCTCCAGCAGTTGACCGAGGCGTACGAGCGCGCCGCCTTCTCGCTGCAGACGAGTTCTGAGGAGACGGCGCAGACGGCGCTCGAGAACGCCGCACGCGTGCTAGAGGAGATAGAGCGACCGTCCGATTCGAGACGGAACTGA
- a CDS encoding flippase produces MNLAKSSVKLAVASGGSAAITFGGVALFARLLPPAELGVFFLFEALLGMLFIPADFGIRGALQKRISEGSNPGQMLTTAVLLKAVPLSIVVTAILVARPWINGYVGETIAVWLAVAIVGYELFQLGIDVLSGELRVGETAGIRLAQKIVWLVAGYVLVEQGYGVRGLIFGLIAGYAVSFLWGMYRRSTPFLRPTFGEAHSLVSYSRYNFVSAISGYFYSWMDVALIGLFLTTSHVSTYEAAWRVSAVAVLGSTAIAQTIFPQVSRWDADQARDRIERLIPRTVLPSLILVVPAFFGTLLFSREILGLVFGSEYTVAWLVLIILMGEKIFQAVHNITGRSLQAIDYPNLAARAAIIAIAINLALNVPLIQLYGIAGAAVATGISFVVNALLCVRYLSRFIDVTIPWTDLGWVLASSLGMTLVLLVVQSTVRVDSLVRLAFVICVGVVAYAGFVLASPPLREQIQRSARLLRSDQPRTDPTNGDD; encoded by the coding sequence ATGAATCTCGCAAAATCGAGCGTCAAACTCGCGGTCGCGAGCGGCGGAAGCGCGGCGATAACGTTCGGCGGCGTAGCCCTCTTCGCGCGGTTGCTCCCGCCGGCGGAACTCGGCGTCTTCTTCCTCTTCGAGGCGCTCTTAGGCATGCTATTCATCCCCGCCGACTTCGGTATCCGCGGCGCGTTGCAAAAGCGGATAAGCGAGGGCTCGAACCCCGGTCAGATGCTGACGACGGCGGTCCTGTTGAAAGCCGTCCCGCTCTCCATCGTCGTGACCGCCATCCTCGTAGCTCGTCCCTGGATAAACGGGTACGTCGGCGAGACCATCGCGGTGTGGCTCGCAGTCGCCATCGTCGGCTACGAACTGTTTCAGCTCGGCATCGACGTTCTCAGCGGCGAGTTGCGCGTGGGCGAGACGGCGGGCATCCGCCTCGCTCAGAAAATCGTCTGGTTAGTCGCCGGATACGTTCTCGTCGAGCAGGGATACGGAGTTCGCGGCCTGATATTCGGACTGATCGCTGGCTACGCGGTCTCATTTCTGTGGGGGATGTACCGCCGGTCGACGCCGTTTCTCCGCCCGACGTTCGGCGAGGCGCACTCGCTCGTTTCCTACTCTCGCTACAACTTCGTTTCGGCGATAAGCGGATACTTCTACAGTTGGATGGACGTCGCTCTCATCGGCCTGTTCTTGACCACCTCTCACGTCAGCACGTACGAGGCCGCGTGGCGGGTGAGCGCAGTCGCCGTGTTGGGGAGTACGGCGATCGCCCAGACCATCTTCCCGCAAGTCAGTCGGTGGGACGCCGACCAAGCGAGAGACCGAATCGAGCGGCTCATTCCGCGGACGGTCCTCCCGTCGCTCATTCTGGTTGTCCCCGCGTTCTTCGGCACGCTGTTGTTCTCCCGAGAGATTCTCGGACTCGTCTTCGGGTCGGAGTACACGGTCGCGTGGCTGGTGCTCATCATCCTGATGGGCGAGAAGATATTCCAAGCAGTTCACAATATCACCGGGCGTTCGCTTCAGGCCATCGACTACCCGAATCTCGCCGCCCGCGCGGCGATTATCGCCATCGCCATCAATCTCGCTTTGAACGTGCCGCTCATCCAGTTGTACGGCATCGCCGGGGCCGCGGTGGCGACCGGCATCTCGTTCGTGGTCAACGCACTCCTCTGCGTCCGCTATCTCTCTCGGTTCATCGACGTTACGATTCCGTGGACGGACCTCGGTTGGGTACTCGCGTCGTCTCTCGGGATGACGCTGGTGCTTCTCGTCGTGCAGTCTACGGTCCGCGTTGACTCTCTCGTCCGACTCGCGTTCGTCATCTGCGTCGGAGTGGTCGCCTACGCCGGATTCGTCCTCGCGTCGCCACCGCTCCGCGAGCAGATACAGCGCAGTGCGCGACTGTTGCGGTCGGACCAACCGCGGACCGACCCGACGAACGGTGACGACTGA
- a CDS encoding metal-dependent hydrolase, with amino-acid sequence MWPSSHLAIGYLLYTSYSHARLRRSPSEFAAVLVLLGTQLPDLIDKPLALVGVLPSGRALGHSLLFGLPVIAIVGAVVYRRRGEITPSVAFGVSYLSALFFDGAQQFIQGALVTDIREVSFWIWPLTPPAERIVERLTVTPTVEYVVANKASWTAANLPTGEDLKTLIRLFEVTVTAVAIGVWLFDGAPGLRTFRETVSWARGTIGGDEGK; translated from the coding sequence ATGTGGCCATCATCTCACTTAGCGATCGGTTACCTCCTGTATACGAGCTACTCGCACGCCCGCCTCCGACGGTCCCCGAGCGAGTTCGCGGCGGTGCTCGTCCTTCTTGGAACGCAGCTTCCGGACCTCATCGACAAACCGCTCGCGTTGGTCGGTGTCCTGCCGAGCGGACGAGCGTTGGGTCACTCGTTGCTGTTCGGACTCCCGGTAATCGCGATAGTCGGCGCGGTCGTCTACCGACGGCGGGGCGAGATAACCCCCTCCGTCGCGTTCGGCGTGAGTTACCTCTCGGCGCTGTTCTTCGACGGAGCACAGCAGTTCATCCAGGGGGCGCTCGTCACCGATATTCGCGAAGTGTCGTTTTGGATCTGGCCGCTGACACCCCCCGCCGAGCGGATAGTCGAGCGACTGACCGTGACTCCGACGGTCGAATACGTCGTCGCCAACAAGGCGTCGTGGACCGCGGCCAATCTCCCCACGGGGGAGGACCTAAAGACGCTAATTCGGCTGTTCGAGGTGACGGTCACAGCGGTCGCAATCGGTGTGTGGCTCTTCGATGGAGCGCCCGGATTGAGGACGTTTCGCGAGACGGTATCGTGGGCGCGGGGAACGATCGGAGGCGACGAAGGGAAGTAG
- a CDS encoding DUF58 domain-containing protein yields the protein MRATTRFWGSVALGGTLTALALLLDRPVSLVGAAGIGAWLLARQSRFDRRTRRTMNDLSVSQTSSRERVVKDEPFAVTVEAALDRPSPLDVEIRCDPAVSVSGVSDDERRCELSRGERSATTTMTASGTVAGRVTFGRPEIRLTDPSGLFSKSLVAGEPVEVHIEPRTPRQLHVGAGGEQLTIGYGERDTIHIGSGQESTGVREYVPGDEMRHIDWKATARLNHPHVREYEQQTPRRTALLVDHRASMGVGRPGERKLDYARDLALLLLRDARAHEDPVSLYTVGDEGVTAQQEFGTGTEHYNELRRRLLDLTPTSNPEAADGDQETLTHTARARRLADRFAEGTTPFDRTLRPYVAERDAYVRRLGTQPLFSTVQAHAATLRSSTWTILVTDDSDRAGLRDTVKLARRGDGHVAVFVTPTVLFDGARSADPKSAYRRYREFEQFRQKIANMDGVTAFEVGPGDRIEAILSVGRNASGRPTDGTGRRRAGGVR from the coding sequence ATGCGCGCCACGACCCGATTTTGGGGCAGCGTCGCCCTCGGGGGGACGTTGACCGCTCTCGCACTCCTCCTCGACCGGCCGGTGTCGCTCGTGGGCGCCGCGGGCATCGGTGCGTGGCTCCTCGCGCGCCAGTCTCGGTTCGATAGGCGGACGCGACGGACGATGAACGACCTCTCGGTCTCTCAGACGAGTTCGCGCGAGCGTGTCGTGAAGGACGAACCGTTCGCGGTGACGGTGGAAGCCGCGCTCGACCGTCCATCACCGCTCGACGTGGAGATTCGATGTGACCCGGCTGTCAGCGTCTCCGGCGTCTCCGACGACGAACGGCGGTGCGAACTGTCGCGCGGCGAACGGAGCGCCACGACGACGATGACGGCGTCCGGAACCGTCGCCGGTCGGGTCACGTTCGGCCGCCCCGAAATACGACTGACCGACCCGTCCGGCCTGTTTTCGAAGTCGCTCGTCGCGGGTGAACCGGTCGAGGTCCACATCGAGCCCCGTACGCCGAGGCAGTTGCACGTCGGGGCGGGCGGAGAGCAACTGACGATAGGGTACGGCGAACGCGACACCATCCACATCGGGAGTGGCCAAGAGTCCACGGGGGTACGCGAGTACGTCCCGGGCGACGAGATGCGACACATCGACTGGAAGGCGACCGCCCGACTCAACCACCCGCACGTCCGAGAGTACGAACAGCAAACGCCGCGGCGGACTGCGCTCCTCGTCGACCATCGGGCGTCGATGGGAGTCGGCCGGCCCGGCGAACGAAAACTGGATTACGCGCGGGACCTCGCGCTCTTACTCCTCAGAGACGCCAGAGCGCACGAGGACCCGGTGAGCCTGTACACCGTCGGCGACGAGGGAGTGACCGCCCAACAGGAGTTCGGCACTGGCACCGAACACTACAACGAGTTGAGACGGCGTCTGCTCGACCTGACGCCGACTTCGAATCCCGAGGCGGCGGACGGCGACCAAGAGACCCTCACGCACACCGCGCGGGCGCGTCGGCTCGCCGACCGGTTCGCCGAGGGGACGACGCCGTTCGACCGGACGCTCCGACCGTACGTCGCAGAGCGGGACGCCTACGTCCGCCGACTGGGAACCCAACCGCTGTTCTCTACGGTTCAAGCGCACGCGGCGACACTTCGAAGCTCGACGTGGACGATACTCGTCACCGACGACTCGGACCGCGCAGGTCTGCGCGACACCGTGAAACTCGCGCGGCGGGGCGACGGGCACGTCGCGGTGTTCGTGACGCCGACGGTCCTGTTCGACGGCGCGCGGTCCGCCGACCCGAAGTCCGCGTACCGACGGTACCGGGAGTTCGAACAGTTCCGACAGAAGATCGCGAACATGGACGGCGTCACCGCGTTCGAGGTCGGACCGGGTGACAGAATAGAGGCGATTCTCAGTGTCGGTCGGAACGCAAGCGGGCGACCGACCGACGGAACGGGACGGCGTCGCGCCGGAGGTGTTCGGTAG